AAAATatgaaagtaaattaaaaagattactACAAGTACCAATTTTATCGTATACAACTCACTcaaatataagtaaataatcaattcaaaaaaaatacatatgaacaaaaaaattttaaaaaaataattttataaaattaactgTTCAGTAAGTGTATGAAGaccaattaaataaatatcaccaaattgattaaaattcacataataTTCAGGATATTTTCTTCTAATAGTTCTTTTCTCTTCAAATTCAAGTTCTAATTGATGTCATTGTCTATGGCAacttatatagaaaaaaatagagaaataataaaaataaataatttataaatatttaataattattaattgcatttatttaaagtgtatacttttttattcaacctctttatttttttaagaaacctCTTTCTTTCTTGGACAAAATATATCTCCTCAACCTCTTCGTTTCTTCGAAAAATCTCTTCGTTTTTTAGAAAAGATACCTTTTCGTCAAAACTTTTAACTCTTCATTTCTTGGAGGAACTTTTTCGTATCTTGGAGAAGATACATCTTGATCCTTCACACCACATTTATCGGATGCTAAGACGATGaagaaatcaaatattaaattttttatttctttattaattaaaaaaattctaatatttttgtttgtagaagaaaatatttaaatctccaTTTCTCCGATGCTTTAAAGATAAAAGGATTGcacatcatttttttctttctctactaATTGAAGAAACAATAAACTATTCATTTCTATGAGCACATACATTTTTTGGGCACCACCTTCCTTAATGTACAGAAGAATAAAGTTCGTTGAACCATATATATAAAGCACAATcattctaatttataaatttaaaattacaatttaaaccTCTATAATATATGCTATTAGAAaaaactatttacaaaaattatattttttaaaaaaattattttaaaatttaaaattaaatataaactatttactatttttttttaatattggctTATAGAGAATATCATACACAAGATGAATACTCTTTTCAATAAATCATTTGCTTCCTATCAATAATAGAGGATGGAAAATGCCCACAACATCAACCATGAGCTAATAAACTTTatctattagaatttaaatttaaatccaaacaatcaaataaattatgtttatctattttgtgattttgcattttaaattttacatcacTGATTTTTAAAGGTTAACTCTGGTacactacattttttttttagtttcctCAGCGAAATTCGCACTGTAATTTATGAGTTTATTCGAATAaaatcacaattttattttgtatacaagagaagaaaaaatgtatttaaatttaagtccaaacaattcaaaaaaattatatttatctattatatGATTTCACATATTTAAACTTTGCTTTATTAATTTTCAGAAATGAACTCTactacactatattttttttctccttcatgatcaaatttgtcttttaatttaaattttttttggtataaaagNTATTTTGTAtacaagagaaggaaaaaggtatttaaatttaagtccaaacaattcaaaaaaattatatttatctattatatGATTTCACATATTTAAACTttgctttattaatttttagaaatgaactctactacactatttttttttctccttcgtGATCAAACTtgtcttttaatttaaatttttttggtataaaagtaaaattaaaggTTATAGTTTTAACCTTAAGACACTAATTGAAGTTTAgtgttttgtaaaattttataaatatctaatttaatataattttctacATTGTTGTTGACGCCGGAACTTAGAGGGGACGCAGAGATAGGACCAATATAACACGATAAATACTCGACCCGCCGTAGAATCCATCATGTCGAACTCGAGCACACTCATCGCTATGCGGAATCCACCAACACAATGGTTGAACAACACTcttctctcacagaaaatctaCCTAAGAgataggaggaagaagaaatccTTATTCTCAAATGAAAGTAGAAACTTCAACTCAACTTAACTTGCTTTTCATCATAAAATCATTACATATTTATAGCCTCTCAAATGATCCTTTATCTTTTCTATACATTAATGCACtctttaatttcatagagaaacTAAAAGACACTTTTAGAAATACTAAAAGACACACACAATTCTAAACTATCATAACTCATTTTaagaaaacgaaaagacaatTATAGAAAAATGAAGGGACACGCTTATTTCAAAACGAACATTTATTAAGTGATTAATGACTTCATCCATCAACTTGAGGAACGGTGTCAATtgtgatttataatttaattatacaaCATTGTAATGAATATCTAGATCGATAGTAATTAGatgactttattttttttattttcgaaataaatatactttgtttggaaaaagaaaactccAAATAATTCAACAAATAATATTATCTGTTTTAAGATTTTGCATATTTAAACTttgttttaatagttttaagAAATTAACTCTactacactatatttttttcaccTTCATCATCATAATTcgtcatttaatttaaaactttcttGGTACCAAAGTGTAAATGAAGGTTATATATAGTTAAGACACTAATTGAAGTTCagttttttgtaaaattttaaatattttttaaaataatatagaaaatttaaattaaaaataagaattgctctaatttaaaataattttcaacattatagttatttataagttaattatataacattataattaatatctagATAATAATTAGTTGACTATAAGTTTTTTAATAGGGTGTGAATAAATGAATTTTgttatgaaaagagaaaaagtactgctttttcttcaaaaaatttgaaaaattttgttatactgtaaattttttttgaaaagttctgaggcctaataattaattttaattcttgttGATAGTAGGGTGTTCATCTAATCATATTaagctttaaaatttatattattatttataatttaattatataaatttattgttaatattcaactaataataaattactaagatatttattattaatattcaaCTAATATTAAATTACCAAGATACCCTTGGTAGGAGGGGGTGAGGAAAACCTAccaaatatatttgtttatagttaatatcaagatatatatatatatatatatatatatatatatagagtccggctactatgctatcggtagcacagagcgctccgtgctactaagttgttttcgaggatgcggcttccaaatcgacgatcagctccgttaaatttgatctacactattgaaagtatttggaaacttggtagcacggagcgctccgtactaccgatagtataacagcctagttctatatatatatatatatatatatacacacacactacAGTTTTCATGAATGAGTACATGAGCAATAGCCACCATTGATAAGAATAATAAGAAGTGGTTGCCTATGAGCAGGCTGTCCAAACTGCCTATCTTTTAAAAGAGCCGACATAACTGTGATGCACGTTAGAAACAAAAACAGCAACACAAATTGCAGTAATTGCATCacattataaacaaaaaaatgccAAAGCTCTCAAGTATGCAAAGAGGGCCCAAAAGGTNNNNNNNNNNNNNNNNNNNNNNNNNNNNNNNNNNNNNNNNNNNNNNNNNNNNNNNNNNNNNNNNNNNNNNNNNNNNNNNNNNNNNNNNNNNNNNNNNNNNtgtgtgtgtgtgtgtgtgtgtgtgtgtgtgtgtgtgtgtgttgcttGATTGCTATTAAAGTTCTTTGGGAAGGCTTACTGTTCTAGTGTAGAATCTACTCAAATTGCTACAACTTGGAGCAAAAGCATTCATAGATGCTAATAGTTGGTGGGAAAAGAAGGGAACAATGTGTTGTTTCCAACTTTGTCTGACGAAAAGAAAGAATATGGAGAGATCATTCACAAATAAAGGTTAAGAAAAAATGATCTGAAGTAGAATTGGAAGTTATATCTTTGAttagtaaaaagagaaaaaaaaagaaaaaaaaaagaaaagaaaaaagaggaaaccAAAGAAAATTGAAAGCATGCGACTAAAGCTGTTAACCGCAAAAGAAAAGGAGTTAGGTAATTAGCCTGAATAATATATCAAGCTGAACAACTGTACTGTGTAATCtgaataaataagataattagcaaagaatttttcaaaaagaaaaagataataagCAAAGAAAATTGACTACTGAAACTAATTAAACAGATGTACTATAGCAGTAATAAACAGAAAGTGTGAACAAGTATATCAAGAAAAAAGTAAGTTCCTCATTTAAGTTCCTTTGGTGTTAGCTTCCATTATTTGTTGTATTCTTTCTATGAATTctgtaaatgtaaaatttatccATTTCACATCCTAAGTCTTACTGGCTATGAGATTGGAATGCACTAGCAGATGGACTTTTATTGATTAGCATGCGATGCATCCCAGCTTGATGCTAAGAAGCTTCGTCTTCAAAGAAAACGAAGAAGCAAAAAAAGGAAGCTAccacaaaatttttatttttcgttgcTAAACATGAACCTGCAGGATTGTAGATTGCAAAAAATCTGCCGTATGGTACCCTATTCAATTGCATAGGCTTTTCAgtgttaaaaaaacaaaatgagtGAAGGTGcaaataatttagttttttcttttttcttttttttttttttaccatgtaGTCTCCGAAGCATATATCATGGGATTTCTTCTGTATAGGTGGTTCCGAAGGAATTCCGTGAATTACTTCCACCTAGCCCGGTATGGCTCACCCTTTCTTGCAAGAACAAGACATGGGAGGTGAGATACTGCGGGGACCGTTACTTGAAGCGATTCGAGACTGGATGGAAGAGGTTTGCCATTGAGAACAATCTAGAGATTGGAGATGGGTGCGTGTTCGAGCTGATGGACAATGAGAACTTGAACTTTGGAGTTAGAGTTCTCAAAGGGGAAATTCCATCTCTGGTTAGGAACATCGAAGATGGTCGGAGCTCCGACAGCCCCATCATGATCGACTGAGGTAATCAACTTTATTATCTTGCTACTTTGTTTCATGTATTTAGGATCTACTAAGACTTGAGTTTAGCTTTGGTGTGTATTCCGTGTACGTGTGAAGTATCTATGTAAATGACTTTTAAGTTGTTGTGGTAGTGTCAACGGTTCAAGAAAGATAAGATTTATGTGGTGAAGAGGAATGAATTAATCTGCAGGCTACCTTATGTGCTGTGGTTTCAGCATTCAATGCGAAGTAACTAGTGTAGAAACTGTAAATTATTACCTCAGAACAATAATATATTTGGGCGTGAACGAGAGAGTGTACAAATTATTTGTTCCAAATTGAAAGCAAATTTCAGTTTGGTCAGGTAATGATAATTACATCAGACTTTCCcattgacaattttaaatgtAAGAAACAGGTTCGTTTGGCTTTATCTAATGCAACCAGTCCATATAACAGGCCAAACTGATTCGcaagattttaatatttaaattcaatgagaagttcgaaaataaaattagttggCTTAACTGTTTAATGTGGCATTTAATTTATTACACCCAAAATTAAAGTCAAATTTGAAACTGGAAAAAAAACAACCAATTTACATACTGATATATCGTGCCTGAGAATTGCATTTTACTTCTCCACCTTTTCATTGCTACTATTTTTATGTGTAAGTGAAATTGATATTTGCATCTTTGTCCCAGAAGCTGTCGTCTATATTTGCACGTATACCTTCTACTTGTGCCGTGCATGATGTGTGAGCAGTGAAACTCTTTGTTAAGTAAGGTTAATCACATGCATTAAATTACAATCTGCGGGTACTGCCATGTGCCCCGTAAAATacgtttttttttctatgtaatATTATGTTTGATATGTTAGAGGTAGAAGTTTTGCAAATGCGATATCGAGTGCACCAATTGTGAGTTACTTAATTACCAGCAGTAACAATACCTTTTGGGGTACGATTTTGTGGCGTGAATGGAGAGGGGTTAACAGGGTTCCTCCCCGCGTACGCAGCAACAGAGTTAACGACGCGAGTCGCTGCCATCCAAGATCTGCCGATGACGTCAGCAACGGGAGCTNGTAACAATACCTTTTGGGGTACGATTTTGTGGCGTGAATGGAGAGGGGTTAACAGGGTTCCTCCCCGCGTACGCAGCAACAGAGTTAACGACGCGAGTCGCTGCCATCCAAGATCTGCCGATGACGTCAGCAACGGGAGCTGCGCAATCGGATCTCCCTCGCCCGTTTCGCCACCCGTCTCTCCCCGCATCTCCCGCCCTCCCCCTGCATACATATCCATGCATCCATCCCCCTCATGATCCTCCTTTAAAAATTGCTCATCTTCTCTTCCCAATTCCCATGCATGTCGATAATCACTGTTTCACATTACATATACTATACCCCGGCGGCCTGAACCTTTTAGTCAGAATTTGAGAGAGGGAGGGGCGGGAGTGTGTGTCGGGGTGTGCCCATGGTGAGCGAGCGAAGAATGCACGTAAAGCAAGCGCTGCTTGAAAAGCTCTGCTTGCCCACGCCCTCCATGGCCGCAGCCTACCCTTCCTCGCCCCAGCTGTTCAGCCTCTCCGACCTGGAGAAGCTCTCCGTCCTCGGCCACGGCAGCGGCGGCACCGTCTATTTAGTCCGCCACCTCCCCACCTCCTCCCTCTTCGCCCTCAAAGTCCTCcacagcaacagcaacagcagtACCAATCATGAGGCCGACGTCCTCGCCCGCGTGGAGGACTGCCCCCACGTCGTCCGCTGCCACGGCGTGCTCGACGTCGCCGGCCTCTGCTGCCTCGTGCTGGAGTACATGCCCGGCGGCTCCCTCCTCGACGTCCTTCGCGCCCGAGGAAGGCTCTCCGAAGAGCTCATCGCGTGGGTGGCCAAGTGCGTGCTCCGGGCGCTCCTCCACCTCCACGCCGCCGGCGTCGTGCACGGCGACGTCAAGCCCTCCAACCTCCTCATAAGCCGGCAGGGGGAGGTCAAGATCGCCGACTTCGGGGCCAGCCGATTGGCGACGTCGGAGGAGGCGGCGTGCGAGGAGGGCACGCGCGCGTACATGAGCCCGGAGCGGCTCGACTCGGAGGGATTCCAAGGGGAGGCCGGGGGATTCGCCGGGGACGTGTGGGCCCTCGGGGTGGTGCTGCTGGAGTGCCTCGTGGGGCGGTTGCCCCTCGCGGGACCCGGGATAACGTGGGCGGTGTGCCTGGGCGGGGGCCCGCAGCTGCAGGTCCCCGAGGGGGAGGCGTCGCCGGAGCTGAGGAGCTTCGTCGGCAGGTGCCTGGAGAGGGAGTGGAGGAGGAGGGCCACGGCGGCCGAGCTCCTCGCCCACCCCTTTGTCGCCAAGTGCGGTGACTGCGCCACCGCCGCATGGACccagaaattaatttaattaataactaGTTCGTTAATTAACTAGTTGATAGTGAGGGATTTTAATGCACGTACAATAAGGACGAACGAACAAAGAATATGAAAAACAACAAGGTGGGTtctaataattttcttttcttttcttttctttttttgttttccgtTTCCTCTACAGTTGAAGAGCTGGTACTAAAAAGGACTGACTCATCAGGAGCTGTAAGAAAACAGTTTTAGCTCACCATTACTAGGCGAGAATAATATCTATCCATTTGACTATGGTATTCAAACGTTCTATTTTCTCCTGCACCCGCTAAGCCATACATCATCCTCCATAACTTctaataaaagtttattttcTTACCACaagataataaaagagaaagaagcagCAGCCCTGATTAAGTAAtgagttcaaattaaaatctttaGACGTGATCAGAAGTGGTTTGAATGGATGCCTCATCTATAAAAGAGTGAAAAAGTTCCTCCAAAAGTTGTTGATTTAGACCCCTCTGCATTCCAAACTTGACAGATAGTCaaccataaaaagaaaaactaatttctaattagtaattacccacaattaaaatactaaaaatcatcaaaaagaTATTATTCTGCGAGGACCATTTTGAGGATATGCATATATAGTATGCTTATGGAGCAATAGTACCAAGGCTGTGGACTGTGCAACCTTCCCAGTTCAAGTACATTACTAGGCCAATGAAGaacctttttattttcactCCGAAGCAAACACACGCAGTTCCGTGCTAGCCATTGATGCTCGACTTACTATATTGGAGATCACCATTTGAAATGAGAAGTAGAACCGACAAAATATGAGATCAGATGCTGTGCAAAGCAAAcggtaataaatattttgttcttttgacaacaaaagaaaacagaaaGGAGGAAGCAATGCAAACTTCTCCGTTATCCATTATTATGAAGTTCAACAAGTAATGGACTTCTGAAAACAGGCACCGCGTGCCGGGAAGTAAGTTTAAGAGACAAAAAACCATTTAAACAAGTGGTTGGCACTGCCCTCATTTACCCTGACCGCCTGCAAAGAAGAACCACACAAGTATTATTCTTAAAATCATGTACATTTTCATAATtacttttatcaaatttggaACAAAGCAGATTCACCCCTACGAACCATAGgttcttttctctctatttaAGCAGCTACTCAgtgaaagacaaaaaaaaagaaaaagaaaattgaagaacAGTCATATAGGAGTTATAATTCACACATTAGCATAGACTGTTTTCTATTGTTAATGTCGAAGTCATGGTGCCGATATTTCAATACCTTATTTATCTATCTAGTTAAGTGATTAACAGACTCAATTCGGGAGCGCAGattacttttctcttttctcacaTCCAACAGACTTTGTTCCCCATGccaatttaatttctttttcctttttttgtagGAGAAAATATCTATAATTTTAGTATTTGCGATATAAGCCAGTTTTATGTTTTCTCTATTATACACACCATCTTTCTCACCTTAGAATGTGCAGACATCTAGCTCTGATTCTACAACAGATCATATGGCAATTCATGGTcgttaattttgaatttgatcctCCAATCATTTCCACTCCATCTGATTAGCGCTCTAGAACTTCTTCATCAACTGATTTTCAAAATCTAAGGCTCTAAAGGTACTCTTAAATGCTTCAAAAAACAGATGGTAAAATGGTAATGGAACAGTCATGATAATAGATGGCCTTGACGAGAAATACCAGATGATTACAAGACACAACCTATTATTCTACAAAAATCCTCTACTAAACAACCATGCTTAAGCCTACATTTTCAAGTAAACTACCTGATGTCATCTTGGTAAATTGACACCAGTTGCGTAAAACTGAAATTTTTTAGTACTCCACTATCAGACCTGTTTTTATGCCGCATTTCACAAATGTCCCTTCGTTACTGAAGGTCCATTTATCAGTTTGTTGTCGGGAAGAATAAAGAAAATTGGCTAAAGAAGTGTAAGAAGATTGAATATCCCAAAATCCAAGGAAATAAATCACCTCAAAGGTGAAATATGCCATCTTGAAAATCATAATTAGGACCTCAGGCCCTAATTATCAAAGTATATCATTCCCAACATCCAAACAGGACCTCAGTGAACAAAAACAAGTTTTGTTACAGAAATGACATCTCAGGATGAGCTAGAGTTCACAAGGCAATGAAATTTAAATACGTAAGTTAGATTTTAAGAGAGATCAGGGATTTTTGACATAAATATAGGATAAATTTGTGTAGAGTGAGCCCTTAGAAGATCAAGAGGATGCGGAAGAAGGGGTTGATTTAAGGACTTTAGGCAGTGTTTGGGGATTCCTATGATTCCATCCCAACGAAGGGGGTAAATAATCCTTGATGGGTATTATAGTATGACGTGTTATCTCCTCCACTGTACTTCACTGGGGTTTAGCCAGGATAGAGCAGAATAATGCGCTGCCAATGGGGATATCATTATTCCATCTTACTCCATGGAATTACCGCCCTACGGCACCACTGCATAAGGGACAATTGGGTAGAGCCATGTTGGATGTAAATTCTACAAATCCTAACGGCATATAATCAGAGTAAGAGACGTTGAGTATACTTCTCACAATCCACTATCACTTCCCAACTAAACAGTATCTTAATGGACCAAATACTGaaggagaaacaaaaaaaaaaaaagaaaaaaaagaaaaaggaatttgATGTGCAGTGTCAAAGATAAATGAAGATTTTGTTCAGAAATGCCCTGGCAACCAGTCAGAAATTACGAAAGGCATCGATATCAATGTATATATTAGTTTAGTTCAGATGATAAAATAAGGAACCGACATTTTGGGGCGTGTGATTATGGTGATCAGAAAGATAGGTTGTGATTCAAAATCTATCACGCAGAAACAGAAGTTACAGAACATGCACGTAATTCGAATAACACTAATAACTGCATTAGCACCAATTGGAATCAAGAGATGTACACCACCGAATTAGACGAGAAAATGGACATAGCAAAGAAGTTCAGCGCAGCATCAGCACTAAATAAGAAGAGGAAAGGGGTCTCACCTCACCGCAGCTTAATTGACTTGTTCTCCTCCTTATTCTTCTTGAGAAGGGAGGAAGAACTAATCAATCATCAAGATCCTTTTTGGGCCCTGGAACGTGTCAACAGGAACAGATCAAAAACACGCAAACAAACCCTAGAAGATGAAGGGAAGGGAAGGGGATGGATGAGGAGATGGGGACCGTGGAGTTCGGGGGGGCGGGAGTCCTTGCCCCAGCCGACGCCGCGGGTGGCGTCGAGGTACTGGCGGGCGAGGTGGCGGCACTTCTGGATGTGGTTGACGCCCTCGATGCGGTAGCACCAGCGGAGGCGGTCGCGGAGGATCTTGGCCGTCTCGATCTGGATCCACTTCTCCCGCACCAGGTGCTCCCGCATCTCCAGCATCGCCACCGGGTCCCCGTACGGATTCGCCGGGTCGAACCCGTCCGGCGCCTGCTCGTCGAACTCCACCTTCGCCTTCCGCACCATGATCAACgcacgcgcgcacacacacacacacactctctctctctctctctctctctctctatctccacgGCTCTGGTGCTTCCCCAGTCGCTATTTAATCCGTGCTTCAAGATTCGTGCGTGATTTTGCCCCTTTTTTGGTCTCTTATTAAGAAAGCTTTTACGGCCCAGCCCTGCACAGCGAAACCCAACCCGTAAAGGACCGGCCCAAATTTCCCTCCTAGATTGCCGGCACTATTTTCCTGCTAATGCCTAGTTCGGCGTAAAACTAACCtaataattattttcaaatgtaaaaaaatttatttttgcttatttGGCTCAAcgtaaaattactttttatgaatttggagaaaattaaagtttttattttcttttacttatttTCGACAAGAAATGAAAACTTAAACTGCATAAAATTTAGGTTAATTACACCGGTAGTTCCCAACCTTCGCACCAATTTTCACCTGAGttccaactttttcttttcttttctttttttacaattgagtccctaatctcttaattttattacaattatgTTCCAATCgttaaaaaaactgttaaaTTAACATAATCGCCACGTCAGCGTCTATTTGGCAATCTTTTGTATGTCATCTTAGGTCCCTAAATTTTGCACGTTTTTTATGTTAgtccataaaaataaaaattcaaaattttaaatttaaattcaaaaataagattaaaattaaaagtttaaactaacaagaaattagaattttgaatttgaatttaaagctgaattaaaattttgaattgaaaatcaaattttaaatttaaatttatacttgaatctaaattttaaattcaaacttaaaattttgattttgattttgatatttcaatttacatttaaaatgaaagttttgaaaccgaaatttaaatttaaaatctgaatttaaatttaaaatcatattcaaaattttgattttaaattttaaatttgaattcaaaatttaaatttgaatttaagatttgatttcaattctaaatttgaatttaaacttcgaattcaaattcacattttgaatttgaaatttcaaattgatgtttgaaattaaattagaatttagaattccaaatgtgaatttgaatttaaaattaaaaatttaaaattaaatacaaaatgggaatttgaattttaatttaaatttgaatccaaaatcaaaatttaaatttaaaatttaaatcttaaattaaattttttttttgaatttataaatttaatgggttaattacaccattggtctTCAACATTTGCATCGTTTTTTAATTTGgtcccaaccttttttttttttgtaatccgCTGACACGACGTCTCCGTAGTGCTGACATAGCGCCTCCATGGCACTGATATGATGCTGACGTAgtatttttcgtcaattttaatAACTACCTAACAACTAGtacttaattgaaataaaatcaagagattagggacttgattgaaaaaaaaaaatgttgaggaccaaattgaaaaatagtgtaaaggttagggaccattggtgtcattaattttaaaattttttcatttgTTACTTTTCCATCGAACCAAAtaaatgtagattttttttttcctttcaaccaaataaatgataatgaaaaataatttcctataaatcaaatactataaaatgtaaaaaaaaaaatcactgaaaatttttttcacaaaaaaattattttttacaattttacgtTGAACTAAACGGACCCTAAAAGTAGATGAAAACCCTCCACGATAGGTCTATTTAAATAGCCTTCTCACTTTTACTACTTTTAATAGGAAgcttgttaaattttaaatttgatattataaacTAAGTAATTTTAGTTAAATTGAATGAAAGctaatcaaatttattaataattttctcaattaaagttttgaatgattttcaatatgttttttaaaaataaaattgattagATGCTAATAATAAAcagaattattaaatttaattaaatattttgagtaaattacctagaataatttaatttcaaggattaaaaattaaaataaaatttcttcagGAACGATcgttataaaaaaatagttaaaataaacagttagaatGGGAAGTGTCCAAACTGAATACGCCCCTGAAATTGATACCTGTGGTAATTGGACCGGACCTATCACCTATAGATTAGAATGGgaataaaagattttttttttttaaatcaatattTTGCCAATTGCTATTAGTCTATTATTGTATTTGGCATTCACTAAGCCTTAATTTGATtcagatataagtaagaactatttatttaaaaaatatataaaaatttaggtATAAATAGgaattaaagtaaatttttattaggaCAATAAAATTGGGTTGTTCTCGCAATTACGTATTGTTTCAGTGGTtagattgaaataaaaaaaataaaattaactaaataattttaaattaataatattttatttaattaatataatatatcaaaatattaattggagataagtaaattaaaaaaaattattagctaTCTTTTTGAAGGGCTTCATAATAATAAGTGTCACATATTTGCACTTTTGGATAAAGTAGTAGTATTATTCTACTTTTTGATGATAAACTGTGATTTAAAGTAGCAACTtccacaaaaaattaattaatt
This genomic window from Ananas comosus cultivar F153 linkage group 3, ASM154086v1, whole genome shotgun sequence contains:
- the LOC109708094 gene encoding mitogen-activated protein kinase kinase 10-like, whose amino-acid sequence is MVSERRMHVKQALLEKLCLPTPSMAAAYPSSPQLFSLSDLEKLSVLGHGSGGTVYLVRHLPTSSLFALKVLHSNSNSSTNHEADVLARVEDCPHVVRCHGVLDVAGLCCLVLEYMPGGSLLDVLRARGRLSEELIAWVAKCVLRALLHLHAAGVVHGDVKPSNLLISRQGEVKIADFGASRLATSEEAACEEGTRAYMSPERLDSEGFQGEAGGFAGDVWALGVVLLECLVGRLPLAGPGITWAVCLGGGPQLQVPEGEASPELRSFVGRCLEREWRRRATAAELLAHPFVAKCGDCATAAWTQKLI
- the LOC109707872 gene encoding B3 domain-containing protein Os04g0386900-like, whose product is MNLQDCRLQKICRMVVPKEFRELLPPSPVWLTLSCKNKTWEVRYCGDRYLKRFETGWKRFAIENNLEIGDGCVFELMDNENLNFGVRVLKGEIPSLVRNIEDGRSSDSPIMID
- the LOC109708099 gene encoding NADH dehydrogenase [ubiquinone] 1 beta subcomplex subunit 10-B-like produces the protein MVRKAKVEFDEQAPDGFDPANPYGDPVAMLEMREHLVREKWIQIETAKILRDRLRWCYRIEGVNHIQKCRHLARQYLDATRGVGWGKDSRPPELHGPKKDLDD